AGATTTGCTCCCTGTGTAGTTTCACAGGTTTCTGTCCGAGCTGGGTTTGAGAGAAGgatacatgtaaatatttgctCATTTTGCAAACAGGCTGCTATTCTAACCCTTTTCGGCTAGGCTGGTGGTATGAGCTAAGGCTTTTTCATGCActttctcctgctgtttctgttattGACTGTTGTTGACTGTTTGGTATGAACATGTAAATACTGGGGAGTTTTAGAACCAGTCCTCATTACTTCGAATGCATATTCAAATACAGTCATGCTAAAAAGACACATGTGATACAATTAAGGACAGGAGTTTGTACAGTACAGTCTAGCAAAGGAAGATGGTGAAGGAAGTGCATGTGCGATGAACGTTTCCTTTCTGTCCTTGTTGAGGCCCCAGTGCAGACTGCAGACCGCAGACCAGACAGAACCCTCTATAAAAACGTGGAGCCTTCCTCGCAAAACGTtgtcctgctctcctctcctgagCCCTCTGAGGCCGGACACAGCCCCTGCCGTACAGATTCAGGCCTTTTGTCAATTCACGTAaaactctccctccctccttccctcaaAAATGCAAGTGGAACACATTAATGGTTCGTAATAGCATTCGCATAGTGACCACCTAGTCTGGGGTTTGGAGTGCACCCAGAGGGCGAGTTGGGTCACACACTTTTCATtctgagctggaggaggaggaatgagCAACATGCCTGCTGTGGTTTCTCAGTAGTGCTGTTGGGGGTAGATAAAGGGGCCAGTTCCATCTGGGCTTTTGGGTTTTAGGCGTTTGAATGAGCAGCGCTGTAGAGGCTGTTGTCTTTTCACCCTTTAATGAGTTTATTTTGTCCTGCTGCTTTCTGTGCAAAATACTGTTCCTTACTCCGAGTGACTAAGGTTTCTGTCAAGCAGTGACATTATTGTCTTTGTATCTGAAAGTTATgctttattattgtttttaatttgtattatatGTTAACTTAAGAGGCCATTTTAACTGAAGAGGAGAGTGGAGGTCaggaatttgtgtgtgtgtgtgtgtgtgtgtgtgtgtgtgtgtgtgtgtgtgtgtgtgtgttttcttgtttggcCCTTCTTAAAAGAGACTTGTTTAGCGCAGCCCTGGCAGTAAACTGTGTCACACTATGGCCAGTAATCGGTGTCATGAGGGGAGCGGAATGGGGAACACATGATGCCTGCCTGGCACTGCAAATAAAAGTTTGGCCTGAGAAGGAAATAATAAAGAATGGATCAAGAAAAATGTGCATGCCTCATTCCTGAAAACCTGAGCttagggcagagagcaggctggTATGTAAGAGGCCCTGCCTTCATGGGCCAGGAGCAGTGACTAGGGCCTGTGAATTCCAGACCGTGTGCTCCTTTATCCCATAGGTTCAGAGCTTTGGCCgtaactgacttttttttctcttttgaaaagACCTAACCTgcctctttgttttgttttgtgttcttctCCCCCCTTCAGCAGGTGAGAGGCGAAGACATGCATGTGGCACGGAGGAAGGCGAAGGTGCTGGGGGTGATGATGGTGAACCTGTTCATCTTCATTTTGGTGGAGGTGTCGCGGAACAGCGGCCAGGACAAGGGCGGCAGCAACAAGGTCATCGTGCCCACCAAGAGGTTCTGGAAAAAGCAGGTGGCCAGTGAGGCCTACTGGAACCGGGAGCAGCAGAAGCTGGACTACATCTACAACCCCATACTGACGGTGGAGAACGGCTCCAGTACTGAGCTGCCGGAATGGCTCAATGACACAAGCCGCTTGGACTCCTGCAATCCGGACTTCAGCGTCACCACCCAGTTGAAGGATTACAACTCTCTGCCCGGCCGTTTCAAGGACTTCCTGCTCTACATGAGGTGCAGGTCCTACCCCATGGTGGTGGACCAGCCCCACATATGCAAAGACAAGCCCTTCTTGCTTCTGGCTATCAAGTCGCTGGCGCCCCACTTTGACCGACGGCAAGCAATTCGGGAGTCTTGGGGACGGGCTGGCCAACTGGCCAACCGCACGGTGGTCACCGTGTTCCTGCTCGGCAATGCCACCGCCGTGGACCACTTCCCCGACCTGTCGGACATGCTGCGGTTCGAGAGCGCCGCGCACCGCGACCTCCTGGTGTGGGACTACAGGGACTCCTTCTTCAACCTCACCGTCAAGGAGGTGCTGTTCCTGGAGTGGCTCGACCACCACTGCGCCGGGGCCACGTTCGTCTTCAAGGGCGACGACGACGTCTTCGTCAACACCCATCGCATCCTGGACTTCCTGAAGGGCCTGGCACCAGCCAAGGCCAAGGACCTGTTCATCGGAGACGTGATCACCAACGCTGGCCCGCACCGCAACAAGAAGCTCAAGTACTTCATCCCCGAGAGCATGTTTGTGGGACAGTACCCGCCCTacgcggggggcggggggttccTCTACTCCGGGGACGTGGCGCTGCGCTTGCACAGAGTCTCC
This genomic stretch from Megalops cyprinoides isolate fMegCyp1 chromosome 1, fMegCyp1.pri, whole genome shotgun sequence harbors:
- the LOC118782364 gene encoding N-acetyllactosaminide beta-1,3-N-acetylglucosaminyltransferase 2-like; the protein is MHVARRKAKVLGVMMVNLFIFILVEVSRNSGQDKGGSNKVIVPTKRFWKKQVASEAYWNREQQKLDYIYNPILTVENGSSTELPEWLNDTSRLDSCNPDFSVTTQLKDYNSLPGRFKDFLLYMRCRSYPMVVDQPHICKDKPFLLLAIKSLAPHFDRRQAIRESWGRAGQLANRTVVTVFLLGNATAVDHFPDLSDMLRFESAAHRDLLVWDYRDSFFNLTVKEVLFLEWLDHHCAGATFVFKGDDDVFVNTHRILDFLKGLAPAKAKDLFIGDVITNAGPHRNKKLKYFIPESMFVGQYPPYAGGGGFLYSGDVALRLHRVSRRVSLFPIDDVYTGMCLKKLGLVPEKHKGFRTFDIEEKYRNNPCAYKSLMLVHSRTPQDMIKIWNWLIDPGLSCQ